TATACTTCTTGGTGGTTTTCCACTTGTTGGGCTTGGCTACCTCCGCCTTTCTCAACTTGGGCATTATAGGTGGAGACCAATTCAAGGAATCGTCTTTGCCTACATGGCAATCCTACTTGTCTTCTCAGCATTTCCTTCTCCAGAATATGCATTTGGACATGAAGAAGCATATTATCGTCCCGAGCTTTCAGCTGCAAACTGGGCTGGAGGACATTTTCTTAAAGGCAATTCAATAGATTCAGATCATCGAATGGGAGTTTTGCTCAGATATACTACCGGTCAATTTGTTTGGTTGGGGAATGCATCCTCTTGGGTTGGAAACGTGAGCCAAACTGGAGTTGTTTCTCCAGTTGGGTCATCTCTGCAGTATTTGGTAATTACTGACTCTATGGTTCATTATAGTGTTACAGATGGAGTTGAACAAGAGGGAAAGCCATTACCAGCCTCCGCGCTTCACTTCTTAGACAGCACATCAAGCATCAATAGAATCTATAGTTCAGCTATTGTCGCTATTTATCAAAACCGGCATTACCTACTTTCAGATAGTATTTTGTGTAATTATTTGAGTTAGTTTACGAATTTTCGCTGGTTGGAAACTTCTGAATTTGATTTGGAACTTCTTCGGTAAGTTTAATATACGGAATGGGCGAATTTGGTTGCAATACAAGGATATGGAAACGTAGTTAAACTAGCTTGCGTCAAAAATAAATGCAGGGTAAGATAGTGTTGTTAATGAAGGAGGAAAAACTTGAGGATAGCTGATTTAAGAGCTGGCATGAAACGAGTTGAGATAAAAGCTAAGGTAGTTGAAATCGGGGCGGCAAGAGAGGTTATGACGAAATTCGGAGACGTTGGGCGAGTTGCTACGGCAGTTATTTCTGACGAGTCGGGATCCATAAAATTGGCGTTATGGAATGAGTTGATTGAAAGAGTTTCAGTTGGTGACACAATTCATATTGAGAATGGGTATGTCACGACCTTCAGGGGTGAGAATCAACTCAACGTTGGTCGGTATGGAAAATTGACCGCTGTAAAATAATCTTGCTAACGATCTCTCTATTTGTGGGCTTTCAATTGTGAAACTGAGTGATCATTTAAGATTGCAATATTATAGATTAGATACCTAGTTAAAACCTACGAAGCAACTTTATGAAATAAAACAGCTCAACAATCACAGCTGCTATTCCTATTCCAAGTGTAAATGCCCGGAGTTGGACGTTGCGGTAGTATGCGGTTGGAAACATGATCCCCCAAAACTCTGGTAGGGGCTCGTAAACAGCTAAGTATAACATGAATAGTGAAGACAGTAGGGCATAGACCCATAGTTCCCAGCTGGTTCTTTGCAAGGCCGCTGAGATGACTATTAATGGACATATCCAAACTAGAAATGGGGTGTTGATGTTTCTTGCGAAGAGAAAGTACACTAAGCAACAGGACAAAAGAACGCTGAGGAAATTGGTTGTTCCACTTTGGTTATGCAAAGCTCTAAACACAATTAAACCATATGCGGCAAGCGTAAGCGGAATGGAAATCCATGAAAAAGCAATGAAATACTCTTCAAGTTCGTACAGGTGGAGACCATGTAGAAGCCATGGCGCCCCCCAGTATGTTACTCCTCTAGGGTTTCTGAAAGCTTGGAACTCCAACATGAAGAGATAGGATCTGTAATTCCAAACAAGAAACGGTAAACTTACTGCTAATGGGACGAGGGCCGTTATTACTAGGTAGGTTAAACGACTACTGGTCTTAGGTTTGAGCAATAAAAACGCTGGTAAGGCAAAAATTGAG
This DNA window, taken from Candidatus Bathyarchaeota archaeon, encodes the following:
- a CDS encoding DNA-binding protein, with protein sequence MRIADLRAGMKRVEIKAKVVEIGAAREVMTKFGDVGRVATAVISDESGSIKLALWNELIERVSVGDTIHIENGYVTTFRGENQLNVGRYGKLTAVK